One Plasmodium vinckei vinckei genome assembly, chromosome: PVVCY_09 genomic region harbors:
- a CDS encoding heat shock factor-binding protein 1, putative, whose product MANNNENMTFKDILNSRENQINTNILNDNMNNYCNSFNINQNSVNICKGNTELYNQGINNNINMNSTSRKDNVEIYVENMLNELKNKMQNLSNNLLSKVDNMEKSLESLENIMSTFSNKSEL is encoded by the coding sequence ATggcaaataataatgaaaatatgacTTTCAAGGATATTTTAAACAGTAGggaaaatcaaataaatacaaacatattgaatgataatatgaataattattGCAATTCATTCAATATTAATCAAAATTcagtaaatatatgtaaaggAAATACCgaattatataatcaagggataaacaataatatcAATATGAACTCTACTTCAAGAAAAGATAATGTAGAAATATATGTTGAAAATATGcttaatgaattaaaaaataaaatgcaaaacttatcaaataatttattaagtaAAGTTGATAATATGGAAAAGTCGTTAGAAAGTCTAGAAAATATCATGTCtactttttcaaataaaagtgaattataa
- a CDS encoding palmitoyltransferase DHHC3, putative: MNKKIFAFRDDTKSKEADEFIRKNGFTLPFQIFQILSFLIFIVIIAFIICISALNTNPIFITFYIFFGILIIAILILSYIVTSINPIDPLSFKYINRVANDEDIKGLYECDICGFVEPQSKHCKVCNKCVSVFDHHCMWVNNCIGKKNYKYFVSLLLALTIFHCFVFLFCAITFFMSLKHDIIKDKWNKLYGYYNDALFYTLICALFVLNGIFFVLVIQLFGLHIYLISKKMTTYEYIVNRSNSEDKEKMGIKTFFEWIIIDKKRLKKTDSQSEDIENPKVEA; this comes from the exons ATgaataagaaaatatttgcCTTTAGAGATGATACAAAATCAAAAGAAGCGGATGAATTTATACGAAAAAATGGGTTTACATTACCCtttcaaatatttcaaattttgTCTTTTCTGATATTTATAGTTATAAttgcatttattatttgtatttctGCATTGAATACTAATcctatatttataacattttatatattctttggaattttaattattgcTATTCTTATATTATCTTATATTGTGACATCAATCAATCCTATAGATCCTCTGTCTTTTAAGTACATTAATAGAGTAGCAAATGACGAAGATATTAAAGGATTATATGAATGCGATATTTGTGGATTTGTAGAGCCTCAAAGTAAACATTGTAAAGTTTGCAATAAATGTGTTTCCGTTTTTGATCACCATTGTATGTGGGTTAATAATTGCAtagggaaaaaaaattacaa GTATTTTGTATCCCTACTACTAGCCTTAACGATTTTTCATTGTTTCGTATTTCTCTTCTGTGCGATTACTTTTTTCATGTCTTTGAAGCATGATATTATAAAGGATAAATGGAATAAG CTTTACGGATATTACAACGACGCATTATTCTACACACTGATATGCGCACTTTTTGTGTTAAatggaatattttttgttctaGTCATACAGCTTTTTGGATTGCacatttatttgatttcaaaaaaaatgacaacatatgaatatatagtTAACCGATCTAAC tCAGAAGACAAGGAAAAGATGGGAATTAAAACGTTTTTCGAATGGATTATTATAGATAAAAA gAGATTGAAAAAGACAGATAGCCAAAGCgaa GATATAGAAAACCCCAAAGTTGAAGCTTAA